Below is a window of Bos indicus isolate NIAB-ARS_2022 breed Sahiwal x Tharparkar chromosome 19, NIAB-ARS_B.indTharparkar_mat_pri_1.0, whole genome shotgun sequence DNA.
tttaacattttccccatcactttttaaaatctagacaatcctttttaaaatctagacAATCAGCAAAGCCTGATATGTAGTATTTGCCAATTTGGGGAGTGTAAATACTCCCATTTAGGCCAGTTTCAAATTACTAACTTAATGTCACTAAATAAATTGGAAAGAGATACAAAGTAGTACATCATTTCTTAGTATTCCCACCATACAGATACCATAAATGCAAACAACCTCAAAACCATATAAtagtaaatttataaaataaccaGGAACTGATGAGTATTTCTTACTCTGGTTTcgggttttctgtttttttttttttttttttaggtcttaaccattggactgccagggaaatccccctcCATTTATTTAATTGCAAGGTTACATATTCAATATTTGATATAGCTGTTTTTAACAATCAGTCCATGATGTTTCTGGAAAAACAAACAGCTTTCACAAATCAGTAAGCACACCACTGGGTGTGGTGAAAGTCAGGCTGTCATGGGATGTAACTCTCCTGGTCAAGCCTGTAACCATGACCGGCAATATCCACCTTTCTTGCCTCCTGGACAATCTGctcctctctctgcttcagtCACACTCCAAGGCCTCACTCAAACTGCTCCTGTAGGAGCAACACTCCTGCCACCTGGGGCAGGTTATTCCTACTCCATAGCATCTGCAAGTCGAGTTTGAAACATTTATCATAATTTGTTATTAAAGTACTCTGGGAGTACCAGAGATTGTTCTTTGTCCCCCTGAGCTATAATATCTGTGATGGCCCAGGCCGAGTATAGGTCACATTCACATCTGTTTCCTGGGTACCCACTATAGTGTATAACAAGTGCTGAATAAGTATTCTCTGAGTGAATACTCATGAAGAAGGGCTGTGTGCAGAGACAGAAGGCATCACTTGAGGAGGCTCCACCAGAAAAAATCTCCTTTGATGACTTTTGCTTATTTAGAATGGCGTGGGCTCCACCATTTAAGACTAAAAAGTATAGATTAAAACATCTACACTGaatctttccttaaaaaatgtgCCCCTGTGAGAACACTTACCCTGTGACAAGGTAGAACTTTCTTCTCTAATGCCAAATAGTGTGTTTCAATAACTTTCTTTTGAACATGTTCTAGCCCGGGGCTACCAGACAAAAACTAGGGTGGGTGTTCTAATTAGACTACTGAGTACACAGGTAACCTTTGCCAGGTTTCTGGGTTGGGCGCCCCAAATACCAGGGAAGTCTACCCTTTAGCACGTGACCCTTCCTAGCATGGCGAGATAGAAGTTTTGACAGCCATTCATTCATGACACCAAATTTGACAGACATTAAAAGAACCACTTTTTGGAATATCGGAGGTACACAGAACATGCCCTCAGATAagcttcatgaaattaaaaaaaaaaaaaaaaaatactaactaGCAAACTAGGATTCATGCAAAGAAACGAAACCCTGGCGTTGGGAAAAAAACTCCTGACAAACCGTACACTACACAAACACACCCAAACCCAACacccttaaaaaagtaaaaaaaaaaaacaacacacccCAAACCTTACAGACGCCATTAGAACCAAcactgcggctgctaagtcgcttcagtcgtgtcagactcagtgcgacccgatagacggcagcacacTGCGCTCCCccatgcatgggattctccaggcaagaacactggagtagatacAACTAATAACAAAACTTGATCTAATGTTAAGAGCACATTAACATTACGGATCGTCAGGAAGAATCAGATAGGAGCAATCAGGGTGTTGCAAGTCCTGATTACGCAGAGCCGTTAATCACGAATCATGCGAGCTCCAATCATCATGTTCTATTCTGCCCTCCAAAAGGAGGAACAGGTAAGGATTATCCTACCTGACGATACCGAGAAGGCGGCAATATTCCGTACTCCGGAAATACGACTCCGCTATCAGGGAGGGTGAGTAAACGACATGTTAGTCCGAGCAATCTAAAGTTATCCAGGTTCTTCCACTTGTTGTTCAATTTATttgcagatgttttaaaatatatttttccatttggctGTCAAAATAGCAAACGCTAATCCCTCCCAGAATGCTTCACTCACTTAAAGAGCTCGAGGTACTACCCTTAAGCATCACTTTATTTACATATCTCCGCCCACTCCCTTCCGCCAAAAATCTACCGTAATAACTAAAATAGAAGCGACATTTAGTGTCTTAACTGTGCAAGGCTGGAAAACAGCCTTCCATTTCTATAGTAGTTTGGCCACCCCAATTTTCTCCTGAAATTTttgtcttgatttctttttttttttttggccacgctgccTACCATTCAGGATCTTGGTTGctccaccagggactgaacctgtgactGCTGCAGTGGAGGCGttgggtcctaaccactggacagccagggaattcctgtaAAATTCCTGTAAGTTTTGATCTtatcctaaaatatattttattacaaaggACTGTAAACAAAACGCAGATAATCCCAGACTCGAGAGATAATTACCCTAACACTGACATCCTTCACTAAATGCAGTGTTAGAAGGAGAGCTGAAGCCTTCCTCTTCCAGGAAGGGTGAGTGGTCCTTCACTGCTTCAGCCTTCATCCCTACTTCAGTCACGAAGGTATCAGAAAGGTTTCTTTTTCAGCCCAAAGACGCTGATGAATAATGTTATTTCGGTGACAGCTGGGAGGGCACTGAGGAAGGTAGGTGATGGGTTCAGAGTTCCTTCTAATAAAAATACCCAGATCCCCAAGCCAGCgatcccaccccccaccccctaagTGCAGgagtgacagtgaagtcactcagtcgtgtctgactctttgctcagttcatgggattttccaggcaagaacactggagtgggttgccatttccttctccaggggatcttctcaacccagggatcgaacctaggtctcccacattgtaggcagatgctttaccgtctgagccaccagggaagttttaggAGTGTAGGAGGGGAGGACTTCAAAAAGACTCGGGAATGTTGAGTGGATCTGGTATCTTACACATGGAGTAAAGGGCTGGATAGGAGAAATCTTCAGATTTAAAGTAAACCTCCCTTCCCCGTCCTCAAACATTAGGTGCTACCATACCTGCAAAAGACAAAAATGTACCAATACGTGGTGCACTCCCAACGCTCAAATATGAAGAAGGACAGGGCCACAGATGCACCACAGTGAGCCCCGATGGCTTGGGAATACACCAGAGTCAAGGAAAGCCTTTGGATCAACAGGTAGTGATGAGCCAGAAAAGGCCGGTGATGGGCCTGGCATCTGCAttcacaatcagctcctggtgaGTAAGGCATCTCTCACTCCCTTTACCACACTGCAAAGGCCAGAGCCAGAAGCCCAGACTTTTGGGTTTTAGGATGGCCATGTGTAGAGGCCAGAGCTGAGCCTGCCCTGCTGGGAAACCAAGCTACCTCCATCCCGTATCTAGTTTGGACCCTTCAGGTGAAGTAGTAGACTCCCAATCTACTCCAAGCACACAGAAATGCTCACAGGGACACAATACACTGCTGGGATCACTTTCCAGCACCCTGGTGTTGAGAGCCTTCCCTGATCCATCTTCCTCACTTCCTTTGTCTCTTCTGCCTTCCCAAAGTGCTTTGTATCTTTACATCTGATGGCACCCGTGCTTATCACACTGAATTACAGATGTCTGTGCGTCTCCCTCTTCCTCAAGATAGAAAACTGTGTTGTACTCCCATCTTGAGATCTCCAGTGCCTGGTGAGTGGCAGGAGCTCAAAAAGTGATCCGAGATTGTATTAAATCTTCCACATTGCCTAACATCTCTCCACAGGAGGGATTCTGTTTGCCTGCTAGAGCAAACACCATTGTGCCAGAAAGGCCTGGTTAAGTGGCTGAAGGGCGTTATGGTGGACAAGGGCCGAGGAGGAAAGGAGTACACGTAGAAAGGATACAGATGAGGCTCTGGGTGCTGTTGAACATGGAAACTCCTAAGAAGAAACCAGCCAGCTCCACTGCAAAGAGGGCCAGGGTAACAGAGAGCGCTGCCACCAGCCTGCAGAAAAGAAGGAAGTGGCTCAGGCCTTCTGGACTTTTTCTAAGACCCCTTCACTCCCACTACTGCCTAATTCTGCCCACCCTGTCCCACATGCTCACTGAATGTCCTGCTTCTCATACTCCTCAGGGGTGAATTTGAGAGGCAGGCAGGCCTGGATGTTGCTGTCCTAGGGAGCAGGGCAGAAAAATAGAGAAGTTGAAAGAGGGTCTGGCGGCGGGATATGGGAGGACTCCACCGTGTAAGGCTCCGGGGGAgaaagggtggggtggggctgggaccaCCCCAAATTGGAAGGAGGAACGAGAAGAGAGCCATGGGTCTTACCCTGGACCAGAATAAGGTGATGACGACCACCAGATGCGCCAGGAGCGTCAGAAAGCGAGAGGGCACGAGCCCCGAGATCCGGCCCATGGTCCCCAGGGGAAGAGGTACTGCCTGGAGCAGAGGCCGTTTGTCTCTGGGGCTGGAAGCTCAAGGAGGGTCACTCCTCAAGGCTCTCAAGCTAGCAGACAAAAATTCGACGTACGCCGCCCTCCCCGCTTACGCTGGCACCGCTCAGTTGCCTTGGTAACCGCAAAAAACGAGGGCTCCGACGGGACCTCTGAAAGTCTCGCGAGAGCGGCAAATATCGCGCCGCCGCCAGCCCTCTGGGAAACGTTGGTCCGGGTCCACAATACCTGTGCAGATCCCGACCGGATGCAGAGAATCGAGCCGTCGGCCTTCCCGCGTGCAGACGAGCTGTCTGCACAGCCTGAGAGTGTGTTGTGGCGCGGCCCTACATTGCCGAGTCGGCCCACACAGCACTGGCGAACGGAAACTCGGACACTCGCTCCTCCGGGTATCCCCACGCCGGGAGCGGCCTGGGCCCCAGCCCCTGCTACTTTGCCCAGGATGACCCTCCGGACACCACAGTCACCACCACTTCAGCCTTAGGGCGTCAACATGCCCGAGGCCTGGACACTCTCTTTTCTTCCATCCTCCGCATCAGTGTAGCTTCTCCCTGACCTAGGCCGAATTTGGAGAGGTGGATGCCCCTTTATTGTCCCGGAGCCCCTGGTTGTTGGCCGACCGTATACCTGAACTTTTCCTTGATTCTGGTTCCTCGCCCCCGCCCCAACTCACTCAGATTGGCGAGGGGTTTGCAGAGTACAGAAAAGAGCCCCTCTCCTGAACTAGGGTGTGGATGAGAGGCGTGTTGCGGGAATGAAGTGGACAAACGGTATCAGAAAAGGGAGTGGAGGAAGAGAATGAAACCCCGCGTCCCTGGGAGGCAAGAGTCGAGGGCGGAAATTCAGACTCTACGATTTCCTTATCTCTTAGAGGTGTGGCCAGCTATAGTCTAAGCATCTCTCACGATTGGGACCTCACGGACCTTCGGACCTTAAAGGTGATTTCCTGCAGAACGGAAAGTTCTCGCCGGAGTTCATGGCTAACAGTTAAGTCACAACTTccaggcccccccacccccacccccttaccCGATCATCTCCCAAGAATAATAATGGATAATCCAAAATAAGAAtagaaagagttttatttgagccaaactaaTGAGTAGACTGGAAGCTCCTTTCCCAGATTACTCTGAGAAACTGCCCCAGCGAAGCATCGTTTTCAGTGCAGTTTTGCATTTTGTAAGAACAAAGAACTTTATACAAGTCAGGgttacatttcttcttttttttcttttttaaggaccAGATGATTAATATACAGCAGGTCAGCATGGCCTTGGCACCTGGAAAGCATCTCTTATCATCACATCAAAGGTGTCCCAGGAAGAGGggcatttaatctttatttttaacatgggcATTTTTTACTTCTGGTCAGCGTACCCTTTCCTTtaattaaagcagatgtacaaagTGTGTTTGATAGACCACAAACAGGCTATTTTAGTTAGGATAAAATTCAAGTTGTGTAATGTttaagccagaatgacttccctATATATCTCAAAATGTGAACACTTCTTTTATTACTACTCTCCATCTCAGTGCCTCTTAGACAGGTCTAAACTACAAGCCCAAGaggcattttttaatttcctcattcattcattcattcaacaaataagtcccaggcactgtgctgggctcATATCCTTGAGGAACAAGGAAGAAGTCTCTACCTTCCTGGGGTCAGAGAGATTGACAACAAACACGTCAACAAATAATGAATCTGCAAGGTAAAAgttgtaataaataaattttaaaggaaatagtaGAACAATATGATCaaggaaattttctttgaaaatagacCATTTGTTCTTAAAACTTCATTTTAGGAAATGTggtcaaaacagaaaaaatgctTTTCTCTCTTGCAGGTCCCCAATGTACTAAATGGATTTCCTTTTTCTAAACCAGTGTGTGAAAAATTTCAGGTGTCAAAGTGATAGTCAAAAGATGTTTCCTCAAGTTCATGCAAGACAAAGGGATATAacaagaatggataaacaacaaggtcctgctgtatagcacggaaaactatattcaatgtcatCTGAtgtcataatggaaaagatatatatttatatctgaatCACATTGCTTTAcagtagaaatcaacacaacattgtcaaaCAACTACACgtaaataatgttttttaaaatggtgtGACAAATTTGAAATTTAATGTGTGATCCTAATGGGTCCtggatcagaaaaataaaatttattataaaggaCATTAGTGGAAAAATTGGCAAAATCTGAATAAGGTCTCTAGCCAAAATAATAGAGTCAATAGTGTCGGAGTGAAAGAGGTGGAGTGAAGTGGAAGCAATCTACAGAGTCTTAGAAGATAAAGTCTGAACCTGGGAATGTGTGTGGGTGAGAGAAGGAAGGGATGACTGTTAGATTTTGGGATCCAGCAGCTTGAAGTTTGGGGCATTCTGCGCGTAACAGCCTTCCTGCCTGGGTACCTATAGCTAGTAAGAACAGGAAGATAAATTCACTTTGTGAACTGGTAAACAGCAGGCATTTaatcgacttccctggtggctcactttCCATGTCTTTGGTTCAGAGAAGCCTGCTTCACACTCACCAAAGAGAGTTTTGGAGCCACCTTGTGGCCACAGGTGGTAGTGCCAGTGACCAAGGGTCCTTCGGCCACTCGACCCAGGGCTGGAACTCACATGTTCCGATATTTGAACTGGccataaaataatttagaaatgcgTTTTTTAAGTCAGAAATATTCAAACATATTGTATGTAAAAGTAAAGTATTTTTCATTCAAAAGGTTATGACCCCTTTTGAAGCCTACCATTCTGTTTCAGCAATTACCAACACATGGCCAACCTTGTTTCAGCTATATTCTGCGTCCCAGTCCcactggattattttgaagcaaatcccagacatcACCAAATAGTTCTGTCCAGGCGGAGGAAATTTTCATCCCACTGTCTTGAGTTCTTTTAGCTGATCTAATAATTAAATTAACATAAGATAGATtgataggaggaaaaaaatccaatttaattCAAACACAGGGAAATCTCACAGAAAAAGGACCACCAAAGAGACCAAAGGAGGCTGTTTATATGTTGTTTTTTGACAAAGAAATATTGTTTGTGAAGAATTAACAAAGGGGTTTGTGCTTGGGGTAGCAAACTAAAGAAGTAGCAAAGTTTGTTATGTAGCTATCTTAGCCTTGAATTCCCTCACTCTGgtgataaaacaaaatttatatttaaagacaGGACAAGAAAAACTGAACATAaaattctctctgtgtgtttgtttggGCCTCGCCCTTCCCTCCCTAATGTGCAAGTGTGCACCTGCGTTACATATTAACCAGATGGGAGTGACTGCTCAACTATACAGatcaattttttcccctttcttctaaTGCTACAGTGTAActtttgtttgctgttgttacttcttaaaacttaaaagaatAGCATTCTTTCTCAACTCTGTAGAGGGTTATGAAGAACCTCAGCTTCATAAGTCCTGACAGGAGGTGTACTGTTTCAGCTGGGAGTCATGGTGACTTGTTGCTCACTTTGTAAATGCTTTCTCGGACTGTTACCTTGGTAAACCTTGTGTAAATTATCAGTCTGGCATTTTAATGTAGGATCCTTTGCCTTGAAAATGTACATGACTAGTGCCTTGGGCTTTTAAcaggcagcacaccaggtttgcttgtctctctttttctggtGTTTAATCTGAGCTTCGAGTTCAGGAGTAGGCAGACTGAAGCAACCATTGAACATTTCCCATCAGTTTTTCACACCAGGTGAGCAATTTTAACTAGAAGACTGTGGGTTCAAGTCCTAACCCaagggttcaagtcccaatcagttttggctgggtttgaatcCCGTCTGAGTTGTGCAGTTTCAATGGGGCATTGATTTTAAGCCACAGCATGATGGAATCATGTtagcattttaaaagatgattgtCTTTGACTATTCTGGAGACAGAGACATTAGGGAGGAGTCTACTACAGTCATCCAGCGAGATGGCAGTGGGAATAGGGAATGAGGGCTAACAGAattatgaaggaaatgaaattgaGTGAACTTGGTGACTAGAAATGGGAAGCGAGGAAGGGGGAAGAGTCAAGATGAATCCAAGCCTCAGCTTGGCCTCTAACTGAGAGTGCAGAAGACTGGGAAGGAAATGAGACAAGAGGGAAGGGGACAGGGCGCAACCTTTACAAGAATGACGCAGCTACTGAGAACTGGATAGGAGAGAAAAATGGTTAGAACCGTTCAGGCgcaagatggcagaagattcaACTTCCAGTAGACCTTAAACCTTATTACATGCCCATCCTGTATATTAACATGTTGAAGGACACACCCACAGGTACCCTGACACTTCTGAGGCAGACCATAAAAAGCCAAAAAGGGGGGCAGTGGCCCAATTTCTGGAAATCCTCACCCCTTCCCTAAGTAGTTAGAATAATCCTCCCAAATGTTACCCTCTGAAATTACTCAGCCCATAAAAACTTACCACATATTTCCCAGTGCTCTTTCAGAGATGGCCCACACTTTTTATGGatcgtgttcagttcagtcgctcagctgtgtccgactctttgcagcacgccaggccctggagcctactcaaactcatgtctctctcAATAgatctacttcttacctatctCTTTGCCTCTCCCTGAATTCCTTCTATGTGGAGACATAAAGAACCTCAGCTTCATAAGTCCTGACAGGAGGTGTACTGTTTCAGCTGGGAGATTGTGGGTTTGAGTCCCGCCTGAGGTGGGAAGTTTTCGAAGGATGACAGGCTCAAGTGAAGGTGTCCAGCAGGCACTAGACTGAATCCAGAGAGGTGGGAGCAGGATTCAGGAGCCCTCAGCACAAAAGTGATGGCTGACTCCAGGGAAGGGTTTACTCCAGGGAAGGTGTGCAGCataaagagagaagacagaactCCTagggaaaaaggacagaaaaagagtCTGGAGGGAGGGGGACGGTAAGATAGGGGAAAGCCAGCAGACAGCAGTGTCATGACAACCAAGGGGGAAGGCTCTTAAAGGATGTTGCCCAGTCAATTAAGGTCAGGCTTCTCCGCTGGCTTTGACTTGTCTGTAGTCCCTGATAACTTTCTTTGGCGGTATTGGACCTTTGAACTTCTTTCACCCTTCAAGAAGCAAATgagcaaatgtgtgtgtgtatgtgtgtgtgtgtgtgttggggggggggttcTTTTAGCTTCTGGTATTCCTCTTTATAAGTTTCCATCCTGGtctcacctggggagctttaacAGGTACAGATATTTATGTCAACGGAAATCAGAACAGGGGTTGCCTCTGtgaaggcggggggggggggggggggggggacggggggggcggggggggcggggatcGACTCGTAGAGGATAAGAAAGAACCTTGTAGGATGAAGAACATGTCTTCTATCTTGAAAGGGTTGTGGGCTGAATTCTTGAAAACGCATCAAAATAAACACTTAAGATCTGTGCATTTCATTGTAGGTAAGGGATTCCTCAGAATCGTCAAAAGTGACAAAATTAATGATGCCAAGATTCTACCCTGGATCTTTAAACCAGAAACTCCAAATTTGGGGCCTGTGAGTAGCTATCTGGAAGGCTCCGCAGGCGGTTGTTAAGGGCAGCCCGGGAGGGGACGCACGGCTGGAAAAGCTAATCTCTGTCCCAGACGTGCTTCCATCACCTTCGGCCTGGTATTCCCAGTCCTTCCACACGTTTCTGTGCCAGTCCGTCCCCGCTGGGCTGTGAGCTCTGGGTCCCCCAGAGAACCAGCTCAAGGCCGCCTTATGGTCTGCAGGAGGGCGGCGACGAGGTCGGGGCGCCGATGAACCCGGAGCCCACAAAGCCGCTGCCCTGCGGGTGGCGGGCCCTGCTGGTCCCACGAGGCCGGAGGGAGACAGCAAGCACCACACCAGGGGATTTTAGAAGTTCCAGAAGGCCCTCAGCACCTCGATCGCCACAGCCGGCCGCCTTACCGTCCAGTCGTCATGGGGAGACCTGTCCACCCCCGTGGCCGGCCGACCTCGTGGCGCAACGGTAGCGCGTCTGACTCCAGATCAGAAGGTTGCGTGTTCAAATCACGTCGGGGTCAGCGTTCGCTTTTCTAGAGCTCGGGTAGCTTTTATTCTTATTTGTAACTCTGTTGAGGTCCCATCCAGCAGATTAGAGAAGAAACACTTCACAGGGGCCGGAAGGGGAGGGTCCCTGGCTCGGAGTCCCGAGCCGCCCCGTAGGCGGGGGAGCTCCAAGATCTCGCGATAGTTTTTATTGTAGATCCGGGGACTGTAAATCTGGGCGGATAGCGGGGTTCCTGAGGAGTGACGCAAGCCCCGGAAATCCAACGCCGAGTCGGGTGCTCGCGCAGGCTAGGATATCGCTCGGCAGCCAGAGCCCTGCGAGTCGTCCTCGCGGTGCCGGGCGGGATCCCTCGGGACACCATCCCTACGCGACGTAGTTAGGTTCACGCTTTCTCCGAGAAGGAAGAATCCAGACCCCAGAGAGGAGATCCTAAGCTGCTTTCCTGTGGACGAGGTGGCCGAGTGGTTAAGGCGATGGACTGCTAATCCATTGTGCTCTGCACGCGTGGGTTCGAATCCCATCCTCGTCGGCCTGCGATTCCGCAGctgtctttatattttataacctTCTGTGTGCCAGGATTCAATTTCTGTGTCATCCTTTCAACCTATCCCGTTTTACAGCCGCGGATTTCGCACCTTCTACCTTGTTTTCCAGTACGACCGAAAATTAGAAAGGTATCCCGGCATTCATTCACCTAACCTGGAACTGACCTGGCCAGGGAAACGAGGCGGGGAAGCGGTTGCGCGGGGCGCCGTGGCTTAGTTGGTTAAAGCGCCTGTCTAGTAAACAGGAGATCCTGGGTTCGAATCCCAGCGGTGCCTCCCGAGGCATGGGTTATTTTTACACTTCGAGCAAAGAGTCGTAGGCTTCTGgcttatatataattttccaCATCTCTTCGGGAGTCTACCGGTGGCCACCAGACGGCCTTTTCTATTTCCGGTTGTGCACCTCAACGCTAAGTGCATGCTGTCAGTCTTGCGCTCTATGTTGGCACGGCGACCTGCCAGTCAAGCACGTATTTGCATTATCTGTGCTTGCCACTATTTTGGCTTCGCTTTTATTTCCCGAAATGATAAGTGATTCCGTTTTCGTAGTCTGTTTCCCTGTTTTTCTAAATAAGCTTACCCATTTTGAGATTTTCTCACAGATAGGACTGATGAGTAATTTGTATTTTACATAGATTGATATTGAGAAAGCCTCTTGTCGACTGGCcggttagctcagttggttagaGCGTGGTGCTAATAACGCCAAGGTCGCGGGTTCGAGCCCCGTACGGGCCAGAGTATcgtcttcttttaaataatttactgtcaattttttgttgttaaggAAGGTGTGTGGAGCAACATCTCCAATTCCGGAACTGTTCACACCTCGAGGCGAGGAATAACGTGTTTAAATTCAGCCCAAAGACCTAGTGTCTTGAGTTACAGGAGGATAGTTTAACGGAACTGGATCCGTATTGTGATCTGTTTCTGAATCTCACATAACGGGAGCTTCTGGAATTTACTATGTGACTGTAAACGGAAGGCGGCCAGGAATTGGCACAGTGTGAGAAATGGGGTCAAGAATGGAGCTAGCAAGTGTTTCTAGTCTTTAGAGCACAGATGTCCAGTTTGCCCAGTCCCTGCCTGTCCACTTCAGGAACTAAGACaacacttccttccttttttcttctagaTCTCCTTGCTTCTGAGTCTGCTTTTACACATCTCTCAGCCCATACCTGTGTCTTACCTTTCCTCAGATCTGCTGTTTATGAGTAGGAACCATATCCTTCCATATGTGGCCTgagacccccaccccactcccagcaccagccccaagaaaacTCCACGAAAAGACTGACCCTCATTCCCATTACTTTGGTTCATCAATCCCTGTAACCCCACACAGACACAGCCTcagccttagcagcagcagcactttaatTCCACAAAAACTCAGAAAGCCAAAACTGATTAGAACATTCCACAACAGGTGGGCTTCAAAACCAGCAACAATTCTATCTGAACCCTGAGAGCAGAGAGACCCCTCCCAACGCACCTCCTCTACCATGCAATACATTCCTTCTAGCTCCGCCCAGGTTATGACTGGGGAAATGGGATGGTAGAGGGCGAGAGGGCAGAAGCAGGAGGTTATCCATCTGCAAGTATGCGTCCTTGTCTGCGTGGTGTGTGGTCTTTGACCACACAAGCTCCCACAGCCCCTGGCACCTGAGATGTGACTACTGGAGGTCAGAGTGGCCACAGTGGGGGCTGGGGTCTCCTCTGTTCTCCTTTCTTGATAACATATGACAGTCACATCTCCCAAGCCCAGACCTAAAGCCCCGGGTTTCCAGAGATGGTGCTCTAAAGAGAGTTGGGAG
It encodes the following:
- the TMEM107 gene encoding transmembrane protein 107 isoform X1, which gives rise to MGRISGLVPSRFLTLLAHLVVVITLFWSRDSNIQACLPLKFTPEEYEKQDIQLVAALSVTLALFAVELAGFFLGVSMFNSTQSLISIGAHCGASVALSFFIFERWECTTYWYIFVFCSALPAVTEITLFISVFGLKKKPF
- the TMEM107 gene encoding transmembrane protein 107 isoform X2 encodes the protein MGRISGLVPSRFLTLLAHLVVVITLFWSRDSNIQACLPLKFTPEEYEKQDIQLVAALSVTLALFAVELAGFFLGVSMFNSTQSLIYTRSTQHSRVFLKSSPPTLLKLPWWLRR